Within the Streptomyces sp. R41 genome, the region AGAACGCCACCAAGGCCATCTCCACCGCCAAGGTCGCCGGCACGGGCAACGACCTGTCGCTGTCGCTGAACTACAAGCCGACCGAGGAAGGCGCCTACCCGCTTACCCTGGTCACCTACGAGATCGTCTGCGAGAAGGGCAACAAGGCCGACACCCTGGCCGCCACCAAGTCCTTCCTCACCTACATCGCGAGCGAGGACGGTCAGAAGCTGCTGACCGACGCCAAGTACGCCCCGATCCCCGACGAGATCATCTCCAAGGTCCGTACCACCATCTCGAGCCTGAGCTGACCTGAGTGTGCGGCCCGCCTCGCCGAGGCGGGCCGCACCGTCCGGTGCACCGCCGCCTGGAGCCGCCATCCACTACGGCTCCGCAGACCGGAGAATCCTGATGGACATATCAACACAGAACACTGAAGCCCCTCCCCCCACCCCACAGCCTTCCGTGGCCGAGCTGAAGCGCGCGGCCCGCGGCGCCACCCGCCCCGGAGACCGGATCTTCCTCGGTCTCTCGCGCGGGTCCGGCATTTTCCTCCTGGTGATCATGGCCGCCATCGCGGCCTTCCTCACCTACCGCGCCGCCAACGCGATCAGCAAGGACCACACCAACTTCCTGACCACGTTCGAGTGGAACACCAACCTCGAACCGGCGTCCTTCGGCATCGCGGTCCTGGCCTTCGGCACGGTGGTCTCCGCGATCATCGCCATGGCCCTCGCGGTCCCGGTCGCGGTCGGCATCGCCCTGTTCATCACGCACTACGCGCCGCGCAAGCTCGGCGGCACCATCGCGTACGTGATCGACCTGCTCGCCGCTGTCCCGTCCATCGTGTACGGCCTCTGGGGCGCCCTCGTCCTCGTACCGCACATGGACGGCCTCTTCGGCTGGCTCGACCACTACTTCGGCTGGACCGGCATCTTCGAGTGGCAGGGCGGCGCGCCCCGCTCGATGCTCACCGTCGGCATCCTGCTCGCGATCATGATCCTGCCGATCATCACCAACGTGAGCCGTGAGGTCTTCCGCCAGGTCCCGCAGATGCACGAGGAGGCCGCGCTGGCCCTCGGCGCCACGCGCTGGGAGGTCATCCGCATGTCGGTGCTGCCCTTCGGCCGTTCCGGCGTGATCTCCGCCTCGATGCTCGGCCTCGGCCGCGCGCTCGGCGAGACGATGGCCGTCGCCACGGTCCTCTCCCCGACCTTCGAGATCAACGCCAGCCTGCTCGACCCGGGCGGCGGCACCTTCGCCCAGAACATCGCGAGCAAGTTCAGCGAGGCCACCCCGCTCGGCCAGGACGCGCTGATCGCCTCCGGTCTCGTCCTGTTCGTCATCACCCTGCTGGTCAACGGCGCGGCGCGCATGATCATCAACCGCCGCAAGGAGTACTCGGGGGCCAACGCATGACCACCGCACCCGTCAGCCACAAGCGCCCCAGCACGCTGCGCGGCGCCAGCCTCCCGAAGTGGTCCCAGTGGGCGATCGCCGTGGGCTCCGTCGTCGTCGCCGTGGGCATCGGCCTGGGCGCCGGCCTCGACAGCAAGGTCCAGTGGGGCCTGATCGCCGCGATCCTCTTCGTCCTCGGCACGTACGTCATCGCCGCGCGCGTCGAGGGCCACCGCCAGGCCAAGGACCGGGTCGCGACCAGCCTCGTCTGGGTCTGCTTCATCGTCGCCGTCGTCCCGCTGGCCTCCCTGATCTGGGAGACCGTCAAGCGCGGTGTGAAGGTCTTCGACGTCTACTTCCTGACCCACTCCATGGGTGTGGTCGCCGACACCGAGACCGGTGGCGGCATCTACCACGCGATCATCGGCACCCTGGAGCAGGTCGGCATCGCCACCCTGATCGCCGTGCCGATCGGTGTGCTCACCGCGATCTACCTCGTCGAGTACGGGCGTGGCAAGCTCGCCAAGGCCGTCACCTTCTTCGTCGACGTCATGACGGGCATCCCGTCGATCGTCGCCGGCCTCTTCATTCTCAGCTTCTGGATCCTGATCCTGGACATGGGGTACTCCGGCTTCGCCGGTTCGCTCGCCCTGTCGATCCTGATGATGCCCGTGGTGGTCCGCTCCACGGAGGAGATGCTCAAGCTCGTACCGAACGAGCTGCGCGAGGCCTCCCTCGCGCTGGGCATCCCGAAGTGGCGCACCATCATCAAGGTGGTTCTGCCGACCTCCATCGGCGGTATCACCACGGGTGTGATGCTCGCGGTCGCGCGCATCACCGGTGAGACCGCTCCCGTGCTGCTGCTGGTGTGGGGTACCAACTTCATCAACACCAACCCGTTCTCGGACCCGCAGGCCTCGCTGCCGCTGTACATCTACCAGCAGTACGCGAACAGCGCCGGTTCCGGCGCGGCCTACGACCGGGCCTGGGCGGCGGCACTCGCGCTCATCGCCTTCGTCATGATCCTCAACCTGGCAGCGCGTGGCATCGCGCGCTGGAAGGCGCCCAAGACGGGCCGCTGACGCGGCCAATCAGCGACCCGAACCTTTGCGAAAGAAGCAGTGATTGAAATGGCCAAGCGAATCGACGTAAGCGGTCTCACCGCCTACTACAGCGCCCACAAGGCGATCGAAGACATCTCCATGACCGTCGAGCCCCGCTCGGTGACGGCCTTCATCGGCCCCTCCGGCTGCGGCAAGTCGACCTTCCTGCGCACCCTCAACCGCATGCACGAGGTCACCCCCGGCGGCCGCGTCGAGGGCAAGGTGCTCCTGGACGACGAGGACCTGTACGGGAGCGGGGTCGACCCCGTCGCCGTGCGCCGCACGATCGGCATGGTCTTCCAGCGCCCCAACCCCTTCCCCACCATGTCGATCTTCGACAACGTGGCGGCGGGCCTGAAGCTCAACGGCTCGTACAAGAAGTCGGAACTGAGCGACGTCGTCGAGAAGTCCCTCAAGGGCGCGAACCTCTGGAACGAGGTCAAGGACCGCCTCAACAAGCCCGGTTCGGGCCTGTCCGGCGGCCAGCAGCAGCGCCTCTGCATCGCCCGGGCGATCGCGGTGGAACCCCAGGTCCTCCTCATGGACGAGCCCTGCTCCGCCCTGGACCCGATCTCCACCCTGGCGATCGAGGACCTGATCGGTGAGCTCAAGGAGCGCTTCACGATCGTCATCGTGACGCACAACATGCAGCAGGCCGCTCGCGTCTCCGACCGCACCGCGTTCTTCAACCTGGCCGCGGTCGGTCAGCCCGGCCGTCTCATCGAGATCGACGACACGGAGCGCATCTTCTCCAACCCGTCGGTCCAGGCCACGGAGGACTACATCTCCGGCCGCTTCGGCTGAGCCGACACCCCCATACCCCTCGCGGTGCTGCATGGCGGTGCCACCGCGAGGACGAGAAGGGCCCGCCCCTGGCTCCCGGGGGCGGGCCCGCTCGTTTTTGTACGTTCCCCGCGCCCCGAAAGGGGCGCGGGGAACTGCGCGACAAGCCCCCACCGGCCCGCACCGAAGGAACAACCCAGGGGGGTCTGGGGCGCAGCCCCCAGACACGGGAACGGGCAGGGGCGGAGGGGGCGGAAACCCCACCCCGCCTACAGAAACGCCAGGTTCACAACCCAGAAGCTCAGCGCAGCCACCAACCCGGCCGCCGGCATCGTGATGAACCACCCCATGACGATGTTCTTGGCGACGCCCCACCGCACCGCGTTCACACGCTTCGTCGCCCCCACACCCATGATCGCGGAGGTGATGACATGCGTCGTGGAAATCGGCGCCTTGAAGAGATACGCCGTGGCGAACATGATCGACGCCCCCGTCGTCTCCGCGGCGAACCCCTGAGGCGGATCAAGCTCGATGATCTTCCGCCCGAGCGTCCGCATGATGCGCCACCCACCCGCGTACGTCCCCAGCGACAGCATCACCGCACAGACGATCTTCACCCACACCGGAATCGGATCGTCCGCCCCCTGAACGCCACCGATGACCAGCGCCATCACCACGACACCCATCGTCTTCTGGGCGTCCTGAAGACCATGCCCGAGCGCCATCCCGGCCGCCGACACGGTCTGCGCGATCCGGAACCCCCGCTTGGCCTTCGACGGATTGGACCTGCGGAAGATCCACATGATGGCGCACATGACCAGATAGCCGCCGATCAGACCGACGACCGGCGACAGGAACATCGGAATGATGATCTTGTCCACGACGCCGGACCACAGAACGGTCGTACCGCCCGCGAGCGCAGCCCCCACCAGTCCGCCGAACAACGCGTGCGACGACGACGACGGAAGCCCGAAGTACCAGGTGACGAGGTTCCAGACGATGGCACCGATGAGCGCCGCGAAGAGGATTCCCATCCCCTTGCTGCCCTCGGGCGTCTCGATCAGCCCGCTGCTGACCGTGTGCGCGACCCCGCTGCCGAGGAACGCACCGGCGAGGTTCATCACGGCGGCCATGGCGAGAGCCGCCCGCGGCGTCAGCGCCCGCGTGGACACCGACGTAGCGATGGCGTTCGCCGAGTCGTGGAAGCCGTTCGTATACGTGAATCCGAGCGCGACCCCAATGGTCACGATCAAAGCAAAGGTGTCCATGACCGGGTCAGGACTCCTTGACGGCGATGGTCTCCACCGTGTTCGCCACGTGCTCGAACGCGTCGGCCGCTTCCTCCAGCACATCCACGATCTGCTTGAGCTTCAGCACCTCGATGGCGTCGTACTTGCCGTTGAAGAGGTGGGCCAGCAGCTTGCGGTGGATCTGGTCGGCCTGGTTCTCCAGCCGGTTGACCTCG harbors:
- the pstB gene encoding phosphate ABC transporter ATP-binding protein PstB: MAKRIDVSGLTAYYSAHKAIEDISMTVEPRSVTAFIGPSGCGKSTFLRTLNRMHEVTPGGRVEGKVLLDDEDLYGSGVDPVAVRRTIGMVFQRPNPFPTMSIFDNVAAGLKLNGSYKKSELSDVVEKSLKGANLWNEVKDRLNKPGSGLSGGQQQRLCIARAIAVEPQVLLMDEPCSALDPISTLAIEDLIGELKERFTIVIVTHNMQQAARVSDRTAFFNLAAVGQPGRLIEIDDTERIFSNPSVQATEDYISGRFG
- a CDS encoding anion permease, whose amino-acid sequence is MDTFALIVTIGVALGFTYTNGFHDSANAIATSVSTRALTPRAALAMAAVMNLAGAFLGSGVAHTVSSGLIETPEGSKGMGILFAALIGAIVWNLVTWYFGLPSSSSHALFGGLVGAALAGGTTVLWSGVVDKIIIPMFLSPVVGLIGGYLVMCAIMWIFRRSNPSKAKRGFRIAQTVSAAGMALGHGLQDAQKTMGVVVMALVIGGVQGADDPIPVWVKIVCAVMLSLGTYAGGWRIMRTLGRKIIELDPPQGFAAETTGASIMFATAYLFKAPISTTHVITSAIMGVGATKRVNAVRWGVAKNIVMGWFITMPAAGLVAALSFWVVNLAFL
- the pstA gene encoding phosphate ABC transporter permease PstA, with the protein product MTTAPVSHKRPSTLRGASLPKWSQWAIAVGSVVVAVGIGLGAGLDSKVQWGLIAAILFVLGTYVIAARVEGHRQAKDRVATSLVWVCFIVAVVPLASLIWETVKRGVKVFDVYFLTHSMGVVADTETGGGIYHAIIGTLEQVGIATLIAVPIGVLTAIYLVEYGRGKLAKAVTFFVDVMTGIPSIVAGLFILSFWILILDMGYSGFAGSLALSILMMPVVVRSTEEMLKLVPNELREASLALGIPKWRTIIKVVLPTSIGGITTGVMLAVARITGETAPVLLLVWGTNFINTNPFSDPQASLPLYIYQQYANSAGSGAAYDRAWAAALALIAFVMILNLAARGIARWKAPKTGR
- the pstC gene encoding phosphate ABC transporter permease subunit PstC, giving the protein MDISTQNTEAPPPTPQPSVAELKRAARGATRPGDRIFLGLSRGSGIFLLVIMAAIAAFLTYRAANAISKDHTNFLTTFEWNTNLEPASFGIAVLAFGTVVSAIIAMALAVPVAVGIALFITHYAPRKLGGTIAYVIDLLAAVPSIVYGLWGALVLVPHMDGLFGWLDHYFGWTGIFEWQGGAPRSMLTVGILLAIMILPIITNVSREVFRQVPQMHEEAALALGATRWEVIRMSVLPFGRSGVISASMLGLGRALGETMAVATVLSPTFEINASLLDPGGGTFAQNIASKFSEATPLGQDALIASGLVLFVITLLVNGAARMIINRRKEYSGANA